In bacterium, a single genomic region encodes these proteins:
- a CDS encoding substrate-binding domain-containing protein, with protein sequence MHALRLTILLALLLTTLSGAWAAEIYILANTGVPDKTLEKASLERIYLGKKSQWSNGTRIVPVVLKSGSTHTAFVKRFLDRDVSQFSTYWKQAVFTGRGMPPKAFDTEAEIVDYISSTPGAIGYTSFIPSTKPVIRITIK encoded by the coding sequence ATGCACGCTTTGAGATTAACAATTCTCCTGGCGCTATTGCTTACTACTCTTTCGGGCGCATGGGCGGCGGAGATATATATTCTTGCAAACACCGGTGTGCCCGATAAGACGCTCGAGAAGGCATCTCTTGAGCGCATCTACCTGGGCAAGAAGTCGCAATGGTCAAACGGTACGAGAATTGTTCCTGTCGTTCTGAAGTCGGGTTCCACTCACACTGCTTTCGTGAAGCGGTTCCTTGACCGGGACGTATCACAATTCTCAACTTACTGGAAGCAAGCGGTGTTCACGGGGCGAGGCATGCCGCCGAAGGCTTTCGACACCGAGGCCGAAATTGTAGATTACATCAGCTCAACGCCCGGTGCCATAGGTTATACTTCATTCATACCTTCCACCAAACCAGTGATACGAATCACCATCAAGTGA
- a CDS encoding phosphatase PAP2 family protein, which produces MKFRTITGFAICLFISLISAHAGEFTPAGSVPSPLAITQVSGGPTPDSSGSRPRPYGHPVFGKTVFSRKILKDIEFVGRTGLSDAVWLYSSPARLSPKSLKYLAGIVAIGAGIYCLDDEITNGIHRNKDHWIVEPFHEAGEFLEPIGRQGTMNKYIFGAAALSYLVGFERMARMSAEILESYLIAGPPKVLVNRITGRPRPLEGYSSTHWDFFEPGQSFFSGHSSHAFQIARVMDEHIHSVPVDILIYLCAASVALQRIDSRWHWASDVWVGSAYGYAVADALVGRHAANWKVQPFSGGPGSSSGLSFSINF; this is translated from the coding sequence TTGAAGTTCCGTACCATCACCGGCTTTGCCATTTGTCTATTCATTTCGCTGATATCGGCACATGCCGGTGAATTTACACCCGCGGGGAGCGTGCCGTCTCCGTTGGCCATTACCCAGGTATCCGGCGGCCCGACTCCAGACAGCAGCGGATCTCGGCCAAGACCATACGGGCACCCGGTGTTTGGAAAGACTGTTTTCTCGCGTAAGATATTGAAAGATATAGAATTCGTAGGCAGGACCGGTTTATCGGATGCGGTATGGCTTTATTCTTCACCAGCGCGGCTTAGTCCAAAGTCTCTTAAATACCTTGCCGGAATAGTCGCTATTGGCGCAGGCATATACTGTCTCGATGATGAGATTACTAACGGAATCCATCGAAACAAGGACCACTGGATAGTGGAACCTTTCCATGAAGCAGGCGAGTTTCTGGAGCCAATTGGCCGGCAAGGTACGATGAACAAATACATTTTTGGAGCTGCGGCTCTTTCTTATCTTGTCGGATTCGAGAGGATGGCGCGGATGAGCGCGGAAATCCTTGAGAGTTACTTGATTGCCGGGCCGCCAAAAGTGCTGGTGAACAGGATAACGGGACGGCCTCGTCCTCTTGAAGGGTATTCCTCCACTCATTGGGATTTTTTTGAACCCGGTCAATCCTTCTTTTCCGGGCACTCATCGCACGCGTTCCAAATCGCACGCGTCATGGATGAGCACATTCACTCTGTGCCGGTTGACATTCTTATCTATCTCTGTGCGGCGTCAGTGGCCTTGCAGAGAATTGATTCACGCTGGCATTGGGCATCTGATGTTTGGGTCGGCAGCGCCTACGGTTATGCAGTAGCCGATGCGCTGGTCGGCAGACACGCGGCAAACTGGAAAGTTCAGCCATTTAGTGGTGGTCCCGGCTCCTCGTCAGGGCTGTCTTTCTCCATAAATTTCTGA
- a CDS encoding ATPase, protein MDNLQEKESNDEISRLKSELDAVRAQLQQTQKQLIHSEKMATIGMLVAGVAHEINSPIGALGSMHATLVKALERLKCNLTCDGANSALLDDPKIAATLAIIDDANRVITNGTLRVTGIVRRLRSFARVDEAERTIANIHDGIEDTLTLIEHEIKHNIKIAKHFGKVPDILCYPGQLNQVFLNLLVNSRQAMENGGEISITTGVEDGCIRIDFTDTGKGISPEHIEKIFEPGFTTKQAGVGTGLGLFIVKSIVQAHGGTIRVQSEVDKGTTFTINLPIEQSEPNACCQ, encoded by the coding sequence ATGGACAACTTGCAAGAGAAAGAATCAAACGACGAAATCAGCAGGCTAAAGTCTGAACTTGACGCCGTTCGTGCCCAGCTTCAGCAGACTCAGAAGCAGCTGATACACTCGGAGAAGATGGCAACCATCGGAATGCTCGTCGCCGGTGTTGCACATGAGATAAACTCTCCGATTGGCGCGCTTGGCAGCATGCACGCGACTCTTGTAAAGGCGCTCGAACGGCTTAAGTGCAACTTGACATGCGACGGAGCTAACAGTGCGCTCTTAGATGATCCCAAGATCGCCGCGACACTCGCAATAATCGACGATGCAAATCGTGTCATCACAAACGGGACTCTGCGCGTTACCGGCATTGTGCGCCGACTGCGAAGTTTCGCAAGAGTGGATGAAGCGGAGCGAACAATAGCGAATATTCATGACGGCATTGAAGACACGCTGACTCTGATCGAGCATGAAATTAAACACAATATCAAAATTGCAAAGCATTTCGGCAAAGTTCCCGATATCCTTTGCTATCCCGGACAGCTGAACCAGGTGTTCCTTAATCTTCTCGTCAACTCTCGTCAGGCAATGGAAAACGGCGGCGAAATCAGCATCACAACAGGAGTTGAAGATGGTTGCATCAGAATAGACTTCACTGATACGGGCAAGGGAATCTCGCCTGAGCACATTGAGAAGATTTTCGAACCCGGTTTCACGACCAAACAAGCGGGAGTCGGAACCGGACTTGGGCTGTTCATTGTGAAATCAATTGTTCAGGCTCATGGCGGAACGATCCGAGTTCAGAGTGAAGTGGACAAGGGAACGACTTTCACAATAAACTTACCCATTGAGCAAAGCGAACCGAATGCCTGTTGCCAATAA
- a CDS encoding BamA/TamA family outer membrane protein yields MSKANRMPVANNRGVQTCVGFKFWRELFAFTLLVFAANSALSAPADSSRSFAKPLPSRTVLERIVSFPGQLAYSPVRYTVLGLGYAGVYLDDTGFMQRASSLFRRAGLLPVYAPRTGAGLRYTKNDYLGDSAKLVLTASSWVDARQLYSIAWEEISLGHGVESGLMLRYRSLTAESFYGKSPRARESDRLSYSAEDVLFELSLQRDIHEFVRASIEIGMSNTSVFDGRDHGSRPISDVYSENTLPGLKDDTRLQGTEFRLRYDDTNDSAHPSTGRIGVFSASLFNDIHNDELSFWKTSADLTQHIHLFRDRILALRSAAEMTQGIEGSDIPFYHLAEIGSYGTIRGFSRGRFRDNDFFLASAEYRYPIWIPWHKAVDAVVFVDGGQVSHDIIEEVALSDWQIGYGGGFRFYNTTGLIAKTELAFSSEAMRFYFSLNTP; encoded by the coding sequence TTGAGCAAAGCGAACCGAATGCCTGTTGCCAATAACCGGGGAGTGCAAACTTGTGTTGGATTCAAGTTCTGGCGCGAGTTGTTTGCGTTCACACTGCTTGTTTTCGCTGCCAATAGCGCGCTTTCGGCGCCTGCTGATTCGAGTCGGAGCTTTGCAAAACCGCTGCCGTCCCGCACAGTCCTGGAACGAATCGTCTCTTTTCCTGGACAACTGGCTTATTCCCCCGTTCGTTATACGGTTCTCGGTCTTGGCTACGCAGGTGTCTATTTGGACGACACCGGCTTCATGCAGAGGGCAAGCAGCCTTTTCCGCCGGGCTGGCCTCCTGCCTGTCTACGCTCCTCGAACCGGCGCCGGGCTTCGTTATACGAAAAACGATTATCTTGGCGATTCTGCGAAGCTTGTCCTGACCGCATCCTCGTGGGTAGATGCCAGACAACTTTATTCCATCGCATGGGAAGAGATTTCGCTTGGACATGGTGTCGAATCCGGCCTGATGCTAAGATATCGCTCGCTAACTGCTGAGTCGTTCTACGGCAAGAGTCCACGTGCAAGAGAAAGTGATAGACTTTCCTATTCGGCGGAAGACGTTTTATTCGAGTTGTCGCTGCAAAGGGATATTCATGAATTCGTCCGGGCAAGCATAGAAATCGGAATGAGTAACACCAGTGTCTTCGACGGCCGAGATCACGGTTCCCGTCCGATTTCTGACGTCTATTCTGAAAACACTTTGCCCGGATTGAAGGATGACACGCGCCTTCAAGGAACCGAGTTCCGTTTGCGATATGATGACACAAACGATTCTGCTCACCCAAGCACGGGCAGGATCGGCGTCTTCAGCGCGTCGCTTTTCAATGATATTCATAATGATGAATTAAGCTTCTGGAAAACCTCTGCTGACTTGACTCAGCATATTCATTTATTCCGCGATCGCATTCTCGCATTGCGAAGTGCTGCGGAAATGACGCAGGGGATCGAGGGATCGGATATTCCATTCTATCATCTCGCTGAAATTGGCAGCTATGGAACAATTCGGGGATTCTCACGAGGCAGATTTCGCGACAATGACTTCTTTTTGGCATCTGCAGAGTATCGTTATCCGATTTGGATTCCGTGGCATAAAGCCGTGGATGCGGTAGTATTCGTTGATGGTGGACAAGTATCCCACGATATTATCGAAGAAGTGGCGTTGTCAGACTGGCAAATTGGATACGGAGGGGGATTTCGTTTCTACAATACAACTGGTTTGATTGCGAAAACCGAACTTGCCTTCTCATCCGAAGCGATGCGCTTCTATTTTTCGCTGAACACCCCATGA
- a CDS encoding MFS transporter, whose translation MNNNPFGAVLDIRRSELALALLMFGYFFLVITSFWILKPIKKALFIQYYDSAGFTMFDWHMTASQAELVAKVLNMVVAVLAVIVFSWLSNRFRRQQLTYCFSAFFLAGYALYAPLIISPSDVTVWTFYLFGDLYSTLMVATFFVFLNDSVTPAEAKRLYGLIGLGGVAGGVFGASVVRVWIDDLNRSDWMWVCFALATVVSLLAMLAGRIVGRRGETESNSEGGKPEVSGNPATEGAQLVFKSRYLFSIAAVVGIYELVSTLLDFQFTATISHYLDGDDIGRQFSLVFAVTNWVSMIVQLFLTSLIMTRLGLTTALLVLPIAIFTGSLAFLILPALWIGSSLNTIDNGFSYSINQSAKETLYVPASTAEKYKAKAFIDMFIQRFAKSLAVGVSLVVTSLFVEFESIRYLSLLTIALVAVWIIAVLYAGRRFNDLSAS comes from the coding sequence GTGAACAACAACCCTTTTGGCGCAGTACTTGATATCAGGCGAAGTGAGCTTGCTCTCGCCTTGCTCATGTTCGGCTATTTCTTTCTTGTCATAACGAGTTTCTGGATCCTCAAGCCGATTAAGAAGGCATTGTTCATTCAGTATTATGACTCTGCCGGTTTCACTATGTTCGACTGGCACATGACTGCGTCACAGGCAGAGCTTGTCGCGAAAGTTCTGAACATGGTAGTTGCCGTTCTGGCCGTCATCGTGTTTTCCTGGCTTAGTAATCGTTTCCGCCGGCAGCAATTGACGTACTGCTTTAGCGCATTCTTCCTTGCCGGATATGCACTCTATGCGCCCCTGATCATCAGCCCATCAGACGTTACGGTCTGGACTTTTTACTTGTTTGGTGATTTGTACAGCACTCTAATGGTCGCAACTTTCTTTGTCTTCCTGAATGACAGTGTTACTCCTGCAGAAGCAAAGAGACTGTACGGCCTCATCGGGTTGGGAGGAGTTGCCGGAGGAGTCTTCGGTGCAAGCGTTGTCAGAGTGTGGATTGATGACTTGAACAGAAGCGACTGGATGTGGGTATGCTTCGCCCTTGCTACTGTAGTTTCCTTGCTGGCAATGCTGGCGGGTCGCATTGTCGGCAGGCGCGGTGAAACCGAATCAAATTCAGAGGGCGGCAAGCCGGAAGTATCCGGCAACCCTGCGACAGAAGGCGCTCAGTTAGTTTTCAAGTCGCGCTATCTATTCTCCATAGCGGCGGTCGTTGGAATATATGAGCTTGTATCCACCCTTTTGGACTTCCAGTTCACTGCAACGATTTCGCACTATCTGGATGGCGACGACATTGGGAGGCAGTTTTCTTTGGTCTTTGCGGTGACGAATTGGGTGTCGATGATCGTCCAGCTTTTCTTGACAAGTCTTATCATGACTCGTCTCGGATTAACTACCGCCCTGCTTGTATTGCCGATCGCCATATTCACTGGTTCGCTCGCATTTCTGATCTTGCCTGCGCTCTGGATTGGCAGTTCATTAAACACAATCGACAATGGCTTCAGCTATTCGATAAATCAGTCGGCCAAGGAAACGCTGTACGTACCTGCTTCGACAGCCGAGAAATATAAGGCCAAAGCGTTCATTGATATGTTCATTCAGAGGTTCGCCAAGTCCCTTGCAGTCGGAGTTAGCCTCGTTGTAACCTCACTGTTTGTCGAATTTGAGAGCATTCGCTATCTCTCGCTCCTTACTATTGCCCTGGTCGCTGTTTGGATTATTGCCGTCCTCTATGCCGGTCGGCGTTTCAATGATCTCTCGGCAAGCTGA
- a CDS encoding Crp/Fnr family transcriptional regulator produces MITTVEKVVFLQDIDLFARIPLEDLAYIAMIAEEQNLQAGTVIYSEGDVSDSMYLVLDGAVRLHRGGADVMIAKARDAFGTWALFDNERRIVTATVLEDCAVLRIGKDDFLDLLSDHSRISEGILKVMAAKLRSLVG; encoded by the coding sequence ATGATTACAACAGTTGAAAAGGTTGTCTTTCTTCAGGACATTGATCTCTTCGCTCGTATTCCTTTGGAGGATCTTGCCTACATTGCTATGATTGCCGAGGAACAAAATCTGCAAGCGGGTACCGTCATCTATTCTGAAGGGGATGTATCGGATTCGATGTACCTGGTTCTTGATGGCGCTGTGCGCCTGCACAGAGGCGGCGCGGACGTTATGATCGCGAAGGCACGGGATGCATTCGGGACATGGGCGCTGTTCGATAATGAAAGAAGAATTGTTACCGCCACAGTACTGGAAGATTGCGCGGTCTTGAGAATTGGGAAGGATGACTTCCTTGATCTCTTGTCTGATCATTCCAGGATTTCTGAAGGGATTTTGAAGGTAATGGCCGCCAAGCTGCGAAGCTTGGTTGGTTAG
- a CDS encoding response regulator has product MSEKTNPQIIVLVDDEEMVLTSIRSLIDLETDYTCVPFRSASQALEFIASSTDISLVVSDFLMPEMDGISFLAKVRQLRPDVPRILLTGYADKENAIKAINEVGLFQYIEKPWDNSDLLLIFRNGLEKRQLMRKLQEKIDEINKAYSDLDSLHREIVKAFV; this is encoded by the coding sequence ATGTCTGAGAAAACCAATCCGCAAATTATTGTACTTGTCGACGATGAAGAAATGGTGCTCACCAGCATTCGGTCTTTAATTGATCTCGAAACTGATTACACTTGTGTTCCGTTTCGCTCTGCTTCGCAGGCGCTTGAATTCATTGCTTCATCCACTGATATTAGTTTGGTCGTGTCCGATTTCCTTATGCCGGAAATGGATGGAATCTCCTTTCTCGCAAAAGTGCGGCAGCTGCGTCCCGATGTTCCCAGAATCCTGCTGACGGGCTATGCGGATAAGGAGAATGCGATCAAAGCAATAAATGAAGTAGGTTTGTTTCAGTATATCGAAAAACCCTGGGATAACAGCGACTTGCTGCTGATTTTCAGGAATGGACTGGAGAAGAGGCAGTTGATGAGGAAATTGCAGGAGAAAATTGATGAGATTAACAAGGCCTACAGCGATCTTGACTCGCTGCATCGTGAGATTGTAAAGGCTTTTGTATGA
- a CDS encoding YeeE/YedE family protein, which produces MGPFVPDPISPELNFVIALIIGIAFGFVLEQAGFSSSRKLAGVFYGYDFTVLRVFFSAAVTAMGGIMLLNFFGLLDTEAIYINPLWLWPAIVGGAIMGVGFILGGYCPGTSICAAAIGKIDALFFVGGLFIGVLFFAEMFPAWERFHESSALGPVKVYDSLGLPAGWFAFALIVVAVSAFAVTSRIEKRVNRQAPANNFRFRKHLTVAVVTIFAGAVFISLPDRKSRTIAMASSLEHLEACETSYMSSDELAFRIVDKDPSMQIVDVSDSLAYNQFSLPGSVNLQIHELFSKEWNTLFARRHVRKILVAENEQDAVIAYHVLDEIGYRNLSVLEGGLPHFRSLILNREGAVLRQDSVNSVVREFRQEAGTAIHAMIEAQRDRPKEPDKKPRKITGGC; this is translated from the coding sequence ATGGGACCATTTGTACCTGATCCGATTTCTCCGGAACTGAATTTTGTTATCGCGCTGATTATCGGAATTGCCTTTGGTTTTGTGCTCGAGCAGGCCGGTTTCTCCTCGTCGCGAAAGCTCGCAGGAGTCTTTTACGGGTACGATTTCACAGTGTTGAGAGTATTCTTTTCCGCCGCCGTCACGGCTATGGGCGGGATAATGCTGCTCAATTTTTTCGGGCTCTTGGATACGGAGGCCATATACATAAATCCACTGTGGCTTTGGCCTGCTATAGTCGGCGGAGCCATTATGGGCGTTGGGTTTATCCTTGGCGGCTACTGCCCAGGCACAAGCATTTGCGCTGCGGCAATCGGGAAAATCGACGCGCTCTTCTTTGTCGGCGGACTGTTCATCGGTGTGTTATTCTTTGCGGAGATGTTTCCGGCCTGGGAGAGATTCCACGAATCCTCAGCACTCGGTCCGGTGAAAGTGTACGATTCGCTTGGCCTTCCGGCGGGATGGTTTGCCTTTGCGCTGATTGTCGTAGCGGTGTCTGCTTTTGCCGTAACCAGCCGGATCGAGAAGCGAGTGAATCGGCAAGCTCCCGCGAACAACTTCAGATTCAGAAAGCACTTGACCGTTGCAGTTGTGACAATATTCGCGGGTGCAGTTTTTATATCGCTTCCGGATCGAAAGTCGAGAACAATTGCCATGGCTTCCTCATTGGAGCACCTTGAGGCCTGCGAAACCAGTTACATGAGTTCAGACGAGCTTGCGTTTCGAATCGTTGACAAAGACCCGAGTATGCAGATTGTCGATGTCAGCGACTCGTTGGCATATAATCAATTCTCATTGCCGGGATCTGTCAATCTGCAGATTCACGAGTTATTCAGCAAGGAATGGAACACCCTGTTCGCCCGCCGGCACGTCCGCAAGATATTAGTTGCAGAGAACGAACAAGATGCAGTAATAGCGTACCATGTCCTTGACGAAATCGGTTATCGCAATCTTTCCGTGCTTGAGGGGGGGCTACCGCATTTCCGAAGTCTGATTCTTAACAGGGAAGGCGCGGTATTGAGACAGGACAGTGTAAACTCAGTTGTACGGGAATTCCGGCAAGAAGCGGGCACAGCAATTCATGCCATGATTGAAGCGCAACGAGACAGGCCAAAAGAACCCGACAAGAAACCCAGGAAGATTACCGGCGGTTGCTGA
- a CDS encoding YeeE/YedE family protein encodes MNQVSTKYMNPYLAGFLLGAVLLVSIFVTGRGLGASGAIKDTVIAVVGKVAPDHAAESPYYGPYMNAERENPMKSWLVFELAGVLIGAFLSGLVSDRLSFKSEGGPFIANKTRWAFAAAGGALFGIGAQFARGCTSGAALSGMAVLSSAGFITMLAIFGTGYAVAYLFRRLWI; translated from the coding sequence ATGAACCAGGTTTCCACGAAATATATGAATCCGTATCTTGCCGGATTCCTACTAGGTGCAGTACTGCTTGTGAGCATATTCGTAACCGGTCGCGGACTCGGCGCGAGCGGCGCGATAAAGGACACAGTTATCGCGGTTGTTGGCAAAGTGGCGCCGGATCACGCCGCAGAATCGCCATATTACGGGCCGTACATGAATGCAGAACGGGAGAACCCGATGAAATCCTGGCTGGTTTTTGAACTTGCGGGAGTACTCATAGGCGCGTTTCTGTCCGGTCTGGTCTCCGATCGCCTTTCATTTAAGAGCGAAGGCGGCCCATTCATTGCAAACAAGACTAGATGGGCATTTGCGGCTGCCGGCGGAGCACTGTTTGGTATCGGCGCACAGTTTGCGCGCGGCTGCACAAGCGGCGCGGCGCTTAGTGGTATGGCCGTACTGTCCTCAGCTGGATTCATAACAATGCTCGCGATTTTCGGAACTGGCTACGCAGTCGCATACCTTTTTCGCAGACTTTGGATCTAA
- a CDS encoding cytochrome b/b6 domain-containing protein — MKREYVYPAFERFWHWMQAALIVLLGVTGFEIHGSLHFFGFRQAVEIHNTAAIAFLALICFAIFWHLTTDAWKQYIPTTANIRAQLDFYIFGIFRGAPHPAKRTVISKLNPLQKLVYAGLKVLVIPIMVTSGLIYMFYRYPQKYEVISLNISGLSVVAAMHTLGAYILVTFFVMHIYLTTTGKSPTANLKAMLTGYEEFSEEGSGVLEKSNGVNKPEMVQR, encoded by the coding sequence ATGAAGCGAGAGTATGTTTATCCGGCTTTTGAGCGCTTCTGGCACTGGATGCAGGCCGCTCTGATCGTTCTATTGGGAGTGACAGGATTCGAAATACACGGATCACTTCACTTTTTTGGTTTTCGGCAAGCTGTAGAGATTCACAACACGGCCGCAATAGCTTTTCTTGCACTTATATGCTTTGCTATCTTCTGGCATCTAACGACAGACGCATGGAAGCAGTACATACCGACAACGGCGAATATCCGCGCGCAGCTTGATTTTTACATCTTCGGTATATTCCGCGGAGCACCTCATCCGGCAAAGCGGACGGTGATAAGTAAACTGAATCCGTTGCAGAAGTTGGTGTACGCCGGATTAAAAGTATTAGTGATACCTATCATGGTGACCTCCGGCCTTATCTACATGTTCTACCGGTATCCGCAGAAGTACGAAGTAATCAGTTTGAACATTTCCGGACTCTCAGTCGTTGCAGCCATGCACACGTTGGGAGCCTATATCCTCGTGACATTCTTTGTGATGCACATCTACCTGACAACCACGGGCAAGTCACCGACCGCAAATCTTAAGGCAATGTTAACCGGATATGAAGAATTTAGTGAAGAGGGAAGTGGCGTGCTGGAGAAATCAAACGGAGTAAATAAACCTGAAATGGTGCAGCGATGA
- a CDS encoding tetrathionate reductase family octaheme c-type cytochrome, producing the protein MRRILVVLGILSFLALLFLNILPERSSERTPLEQLRLRYGTVRKPSVDHGKFEVLNGPFSKPQDVTKTCVSCHTERHHEVMQSSHWNWDRIEYIEGRGIRKVGKKNILNNYCIGISGNEQACNRCHIGYGYGDESFDFKNPYNVDCLACHDRSNLYMKAGAGMPDPSVDLTEVAKTVGKPTRANCGTCHFFGGGGNNVKHGDLEVALLEPSRDLDIHMAVDGVNMECTACHTAEQHQMLGKLYSVSSMNRDRVSCESCHGELPHADGVLNKHTLKVACQTCHIPIYAKEHPTKLQWDWSTAGTLQNGQPYSIKNDTLGVETYQTTKGSFIWGKNVKPEYVWFNGTASHYLIGDTFDPTETLRVNELHGSYSDPDSKIIPVKIHRSRQIYDTQYKYLIQPKTVSRQPGDSAYWRQFDWQLASAAGMKEVGLPYSGNYGFAGTEMYWPINHMVAPAKEALSCVECHTRSESRVASLTDFYLPGRDRNIWVERTGVSLLVLTLIGAGLHGVARLASPRKRRQAIK; encoded by the coding sequence ATGAGACGAATACTAGTAGTGCTGGGGATACTGAGCTTTCTGGCCTTGCTCTTCCTGAACATCCTGCCGGAACGCAGTTCAGAACGGACGCCTCTTGAGCAACTTCGCTTGCGCTATGGAACGGTCCGCAAGCCTTCGGTGGATCATGGCAAGTTTGAAGTCTTGAACGGTCCCTTCAGCAAGCCGCAGGACGTGACGAAAACGTGTGTATCCTGTCACACAGAACGGCATCACGAGGTCATGCAATCCTCTCATTGGAATTGGGACCGAATCGAATATATTGAAGGAAGAGGAATTCGCAAAGTCGGCAAGAAGAACATCTTGAATAACTATTGCATTGGCATATCAGGCAACGAGCAGGCTTGTAATCGCTGTCACATCGGCTATGGCTATGGTGACGAATCCTTTGATTTCAAGAATCCCTACAATGTCGATTGCCTGGCCTGTCATGACAGAAGCAATTTATACATGAAGGCCGGCGCGGGCATGCCGGACCCTTCTGTTGACCTTACGGAAGTAGCGAAGACCGTTGGAAAACCCACGCGGGCAAATTGCGGAACCTGTCACTTCTTTGGCGGCGGCGGAAACAACGTCAAGCACGGCGACCTGGAAGTCGCCTTGCTTGAGCCATCGCGAGACTTGGACATTCATATGGCGGTCGACGGAGTCAATATGGAGTGCACAGCGTGCCATACGGCGGAGCAGCATCAGATGCTGGGGAAGCTCTACTCCGTTTCCTCGATGAATCGCGACCGCGTCTCGTGCGAAAGTTGTCACGGCGAGCTGCCGCATGCAGACGGGGTCTTGAATAAGCACACACTGAAAGTTGCCTGTCAGACCTGCCATATTCCGATCTATGCCAAGGAACATCCGACAAAACTTCAGTGGGACTGGTCGACAGCGGGGACACTTCAGAACGGTCAGCCGTACTCCATAAAGAATGATACGTTAGGTGTCGAGACATATCAGACCACGAAGGGATCTTTTATCTGGGGCAAGAATGTCAAGCCCGAGTACGTTTGGTTTAACGGAACAGCCTCGCACTATCTGATTGGTGACACATTTGATCCTACAGAAACCTTGAGAGTGAATGAACTGCACGGATCCTACAGCGATCCGGATTCTAAAATAATACCGGTGAAGATTCACCGTTCGCGGCAGATTTACGACACGCAGTACAAGTACCTGATTCAGCCGAAAACAGTGTCACGGCAGCCGGGTGACAGCGCATACTGGCGCCAGTTTGACTGGCAATTAGCATCAGCAGCGGGCATGAAGGAGGTTGGATTACCTTACAGCGGTAATTACGGATTCGCAGGCACGGAGATGTACTGGCCGATCAACCACATGGTGGCGCCGGCGAAGGAAGCGCTCTCCTGCGTTGAATGTCACACTCGCAGCGAAAGCAGGGTGGCAAGCCTGACCGACTTCTATTTGCCCGGTCGTGACAGAAACATATGGGTGGAACGGACGGGAGTCAGCCTGCTTGTCCTCACGTTGATTGGCGCAGGACTTCATGGAGTTGCGAGACTTGCATCACCCAGAAAGCGGAGGCAGGCGATAAAATGA